The DNA segment attaatttattataattaatttcacaACATTTATTACACATTATTCgtcttataaattaataaaatcaatttattgatatcaattatcgataattaattataattgatataactcatttcgctatactttttaaataaataattaaaaatgcacgtctcaatttcttgttaaagtaaaataaaataaaatatatcaattgAGTAGATATAAATCTGaagattataaattttgttaacaactcaaataaattagtatcataaaattaaatttaatgtctattttaaaaataattactaacctattattcttttaattattaataatttaaataaaataataccctataacttattttgttatttattttaagtaattaCTAACATAGTTGTTAGTAATACCCAAGAGTATATTATCAACATAATTTTATCACTGGTATTTCAATCTTATCGTCATTGTAATTTTGTACCgtcttacttttttttaattgttattatgttattataattgttaaataatattaaacagattctttaaaaataaaaatagcgaTGCATGGCACttgaataattaattcaatagaattaaatttaaacaaataagataattcaatcaattatataaataatatcatatttataaatattaatattaaaaatagtctCATTAATGTAAATGATAAATAcaataattatatgaaaaaataattaatttcataattacataatttttaagATCCTATAGAGTTGAATCTAacagacaaataaaaaaatatctatatgaTAATGTCCTAATATTTTAGCATCCTATAAATCatgttataaatttatatatcatattataattttaagtcaaTTCCTTAAACACATTATAACACAAACCATCTAAAAAGGTGCACCAAATTAACGAATATCACATGAGTAATAATATACATTCTAAATTGTCAcgatatttcaaataaaaagaacatcaatacaaaaaaatcaatgaatatatataactaaaataaagagcaacaaagagacacaaaaaaataataaagagaatCAATAAAAACATTAACATATAAACCACATACACGAACaatgtatatattaattgtgaatcacaaaaaaagacaatatatatatatatataNNNNNNNNNNNNNNNNNNNNNNNNNNNNNNNNNNNNNNNNNNNNNNNNNNNNNNNNNNNNNNNNNNNNNNNNNNNNNNNNNNNNNNNNNNNNNNNNNNNNNNNNNNNNNNNNNNNNNNNNNNNNNNNNNNNNNNNNNNNNNNNNNNNNNNNNNNNNNNNNNNNNNNNNNNNNNNNNNNNNNNNNNNNNNNNNNNNNNNNNNNNNNNNNNNNNNNNNNNNNNNNNNNNNNNNNNNNNNNNNNNNNNNNNNNNNNNNNNNNNNNNNNNNNNNNNNNNNNNNNNNNNNNNNNNNNNNNNNNNNNNNNNNNNNNNNNNNNNNNNNNNNNNNNNNNNNNNNNNNNNNNNNNNNNNNNNNNNNNNNNNNNNNNNNNNNNNNNNNNNNNNNNNNNNNNNNNNNNNNNNNNNNNNNNNNNNNNNNNNNNNNNNNNNNNNNNNNNNNNNNNNNNNNNNNNNNNNNNNNNNNNNNNNNNNNNNNNNNNNNNNNNNNNNNNNNNNNNNNNNNNNNNNNNNNNNNNNtattattattattattaaaatgagtaaaaatatttctgattgataattgataagtagtttaataatgcattaaatattgattttatataactataataaaaatatttttctaaattagtataattatgcattattaccAAGGTTCAGAAAACCGGACCGTTCATCAAACCGCTCTAactactggttcactggttcatTGGTCCAACCAATTTAACCGGTGGTTCAACCGAAAAAACTGTttcagaataaaataataaataaattatatataaacatcataaaatataattatagtctaatataaatcttaaatatATTCCAAATTTAAAACATGAAATGTCAACCAAATCcatatgatcttatcaaaataCAAAGTTAAATAGTGAAAAGAGCAATGGTGCAAACAGAAACAATACAACTAGAAATAATCATTAATCACTCCTAAATTGATTCAAAACAGTAGCATAACAAATAATCACCcctaaattaattcaaaacaGCAGCATAACAAAATCACTAACAACAGTAGTCCTAGGAGGAACATCCATAATCATCACAGAACCAGCACTAATCTTAGAACATTCACCAACCTTAATGTTCCCCAAAATACAAGTCCCTGCACCAATCAAAATCCCATCACCAATCTTTGGATGGCTATCACCAGAAGCTTTACCAGTTCCACCCAAAGTCACACTATGTGAAATTGACACATTGTTACCAATCACTGCAGTTTCACCAACCACTAATCCAGTTACATGATCAAGCAGAATCCCGCTTCCAATCTTAGCACCGAGATGAATACCAACCGCGAAAATCTCAGAAACTCGGTTTTGGATCATAACTGCCAAGACTTTTCTTCCTTGAAGCCATAGCTTATAAGCAACTCTATGAGATTGGCATGCTAAGAAGCCTTTGAAGTTCAAGAAGCAATGCACATGGCTTATGCAAGCAGGGTCTCTTTCCTTAACTGCTTTGAGATCATCCTTCACAGAATCCATGATTTCTTGGTCAGATTTCAAGATCCCAACAAAAAGATCAAAGAGTGTGTTACTTGGAAGGCTTGCACTGCTTAATCTGTTAGCAAGGTAATTGGCCAAAGCAGATTCCAATGAATCATGAGACAGAATTGAGGATTGGTAGTAACTATTCAGAATAGGTTCCTCATTTACATCAAGTTCAGCCTCTTCCTTCATCTTCGGCCATAGATCCACAGCTTCATTTTCTTGAACTTCCTCAACAAAAGTAGGGGTAGTCTGAAGAGTTTTCACCTGGTACTTGCAAACACCATCAGTGAAATTGTTTCTGAAGATTTTTGACCCCTTGAATTATTTTTGACACCATCAGTTGCTTcttgattaataatattttccATAACTGAAATTAATAACACCCACGACacaatgaaattgaaaatagcCACAACACAATGATAATtaacaatgaaaattaacagCATGAAAATTAACCATGTTCTTAACCTAAAGCAGAGGAAcgaagaatgaagaagatgagCAGAGGAAGTTCACAGAAATTGAACAGAAATCGAAGTTCACAAAGGAAGTTCAcagaaaaaagaatagaaatcTAAGTTCACAGAGGAAGTTCACAGAGTATCAACTTCATGCTTCTTATACTAAAAAAGATGAGCAGAGGCGAAGAACAAAGAAGATGAGCAGAGGACGAGTCACTCACCTGGGGTCGATGAAGGGCTACTAGTGTTGAGGACCACGCGATGATGAAGACGATGAGAGGGCTACTGGTATTGAGAAAATGAAGACGATGGAGATGGAGGGCTACTGGGCAGGGAACCAGGCGACGATGGAGGGCTACTGGGGCTGAGGACAAGGCGACGGCAGTGGCGCTGACAACCTGAGACCGTGGCGACGATGGAGGGCGACTGGGTGGCTAGAGTTCACTGACTGTGAGACTGAAAGTGAGATGAATCATGAAGGAATGGGGGTCGAGGGAAGAAGGGGGTGGGGTGCTCCACAAGCGGGTCGGGTCGGgttacattttttaattttttttaaaacaataaaaacggCATCGTTTAGCAGAACCGGCCGGTCACCGGTCCGACCTAACCGACCGTTTTTTGACCGGTTCACCGGTTTTCCAACGGTTTTTTCTACTACGATTTTTAAAGGAGGACCGGACCGTTTGCATTGCCGGTTCGCGGTTAAATCGGTCGAACCGGCTggtccggtccggttttcagaaccttgattattacttaaatgctaattatagtataattataataaagatatttttataaaataaacttagaagaaaaaatagtgCATTCATTTTGGCGAGAAAATAAATTCTTGAGGAATCGACACCTCACTTCTATTAATTGGGAAAAAACccaatctacttaatatactaaaactgggttTTTCTCCAGTTAATAAGGGTGACGTGTCGATCTCTCATGCTTCCGTTTTTCCTtgtataattatactaattta comes from the Arachis duranensis cultivar V14167 chromosome 7, aradu.V14167.gnm2.J7QH, whole genome shotgun sequence genome and includes:
- the LOC107458714 gene encoding serine acetyltransferase 1, chloroplastic-like; protein product: MKEEAELDVNEEPILNSYYQSSILSHDSLESALANYLANRLSSASLPSNTLFDLFVGILKSDQEIMDSVKDDLKAVKERDPACISHVHCFLNFKGFLACQSHRVAYKLWLQGRKVLAVMIQNRVSEIFAVGIHLGAKIGSGILLDHVTGLVVGETAVIGNNVSISHSVTLGGTGKASGDSHPKIGDGILIGAGTCILGNIKVGECSKISAGSVMIMDVPPRTTVVSDFVMLLF